The following are encoded in a window of Castanea sativa cultivar Marrone di Chiusa Pesio chromosome 9, ASM4071231v1 genomic DNA:
- the LOC142611015 gene encoding laccase-7-like translates to MARFVALLACALALLASSMASAAIVEHSFHVQNLTVRRLCNEQVITAVNGSLPGPTIRVREGDILVVHVYNKSPYNITIHWHGIFQKLSGWADGPEYVTQCPIVPGNSYTYKFKITGQEGTLWWHAHVSWLRATVHGALIIHPKSDHSYPFPKPDKEVPILFGEWWNANVVDVENQGLATGGAPNNSDAFTINGKPGNLYSCSQNQIYKLKVVEGKTYMLRIINAALNNQLFFKIANHKLTVVAIDASYTEQYVTDVVVVAPGQTTDVLVTADQPVGSYYMAATPYASAANVSFDNTTTRGIIVYEGSTSANPLMPVLPASNDTLTAHKFYSNLTGLAGGPHWVPVPRQVDEHMFITFGINLQRCGSNVTGNTTCQGPLNQRLSASMNNVSFVLPSTSKLSMLQAFFYDVGGVYTTDFPNKPPVKFDYTNPNISSDQSLIYAPKATKVKTLKYNSTVEIVLQNTAFVGIENHPIHVHGFNFHVLAQGFGNYDSVNDQGKFNFVNPQTRNTIAVPVGGWAVIRFQANNPGIWLVHCHLDVHLPWGLAMAFEVEDGPTISSILPPPPADLPQC, encoded by the exons ATGGCACGCTTTGTGGCTCTGCTAGCATGCGCTTTAGCTCTTTTAGCATCATCAATGGCTTCTGCTGCTATTGTTGAACATTCATTCCAT GTGCAAAACCTCACTGTCCGTCGGCTATGCAATGAGCAAGTGATAACTGCAGTGAATGGAAGCCTCCCTGGCCCAACCATACGTGTTCGAGAGGGTGACATCCTTGTTGTCCACGTATACAATAAGTCACCCTATAACATAACAATTCATTG GCATGGTATCTTTCAAAAATTGAGTGGGTGGGCTGATGGGCCTGAATATGTAACTCAATGCCCTATAGTTCCTGGAAATAGCTATAcctataaattcaaaattaccGGACAGGAAGGAACGCTTTGGTGGCATGCTCATGTATCTTGGCTCCGCGCAACAGTTCATGGTGCACTCATCATTCACCCCAAATCCGATCACTCATATCCATTCCCTAAGCCCGACAAGGAAGTTCCCATCTTATTTG GAGAGTGGTGGAATGCTAATGTCGTTGACGTCGAGAACCAGGGACTTGCTACCGGTGGAGCTCCCAACAATTCTGATGCTTTCACGATAAATGGAAAGCCTGGCAATCTTTACTCATGCTCTCAAAATC AAATATACAAGCTTAAGGTGGTTGAAGGAAAGACATACATGCTACGCATTATCAACGCTGCACTCAATAACCAGCTTTTCTTCAAGATAGCCAATCACAAGCTGACAGTTGTCGCAATAGACGCCTCGTACACGGAACAATATGTGACCGACGTAGTTGTGGTCGCACCTGGCCAGACCACTGATGTTCTTGTCACTGCTGATCAACCCGTGGGTTCTTACTACATGGCCGCGACTCCATACGCTAGTGCTGCAAACGTGTCGTTTGATAACACTACCACCAGGGGCATCATCGTCTATGAAGGCTCCACGTCAGCAAATCCTCTCATGCCGGTCCTACCAGCTTCCAATGACACATTGACAGCCCACAAGTTTTACAGTAATCTCACAGGCCTAGCTGGTGGGCCACATTGGGTCCCAGTGCCTCGTCAAGTGGATGAGCACATGTTTATAACTTTTGGGATCAACCTGCAACGTTGTGGGTCCAACGTAACTGGGAATACCACGTGTCAAGGCCCACTTAATCAGAGACTCTCTGCGAGCATGAACAACGTATCATTTGTGCTCCCTAGTACTAGCAAGCTGTCCATGTTGCAAGCCTTTTTCTATGACGTGGGTGGGGTCTACACCACTGATTTTCCTAACAAGCCTCCGGTGAAGTTTGACTATACCAACCCCAACATCAGCTCTGATCAATCACTGATTTATGCACCCAAAGCAACCAAAGTCAAGACATTGAAGTACAATTCAACGGTGGAGATTGTGTTGCAAAACACAGCATTTGTAGGCATTGAGAATCACCCAATTCACGTTCATGGTTTCAATTTCCACGTTTTGGCTCAAGGGTTTGGAAATTATGACTCTGTTAATGATCAGGGAAAGTTCAACTTCGTTAACCCTCAGACACGTAACACCATTGCTGTTCCAGTTGGAGGATGGGCTGTCATTAGATTCCAAGCAAATAATCCAG GAATATGGCTTGTACATTGCCATCTGGACGTGCATTTGCCATGGGGACTTGCCATGGCTTTTGAGGTTGAGGATGGACCAACTATATCATCTATACTGCCTCCTCCACCAGCTGATCTTCCTCAATGCTAG